The sequence TTGGCTTACTCAACTGGCTTCGCTTTAGCCGTGAGGAGGCATTCGCGGATGATCCCAGTGAGCTGGACGAGGTGGTTGCTGCTTGTGAAGAAGACTCTCCGGCTGCAGCAGTCGATCCCCGCGCAGACTTGCTTACCCGCATAGGCGACTTCTTGCTCGATAATGAGCTGGCCATTTCGGCCGAGAACCTGGCCGCTTCCCATAGCATCTTCTCAGGCAGCGATCCGCAGCTGGCGCAAAAGGTGCGTTATCGCGCGCGGTCGAAACAGCCGATCACGCAAGAGTGGCTAAGCAAAACCGTGTCCGGGCAAGACGAGAGCACGACTACCGAACAATACCACGACATGATGGACCGGCTCGAAACCGATCTTGATGCATTCGCCGAGACCACAAAGGGCGCCTATTGCTCTTCAGCAGCCTATGGCGCGCATCTGGCGCGGCACGCATCTGAGCTCGAGAATTTGCCGCCGGCCGATACAATTGTGGCCGAAATCGCGCATCTGACCAAGACTATGTTGGAGAGAACCCGCAGGGTCGAAGACGAGATGCGCCGCAGCGAATCCGAGGCTGCCAGCCTCAGGCGCAGCTTGGCTGCGGCGCGACAGGATGCAGAACTGGATTACCTGACGCAGCTACCCAATCGGCGGGCTTTTGAAGGAATATTGACCAAGCAATCCGAAGAGGCAAAAAAGGTCGCCCGTCCGCTGTCGCTCGCCTTTTGCGACATCGACAACTTCAAGCTGGTGAATGATGTGCACGGACATGAGGCAGGCGATAGGGTTATCCGGGCGGTGGCTGATGTGCTGTCTCGCGGCTCAGGCAATACATGCCATGTCGCGCGCCACGGCGGCGAAGAATTCGTGATGCTATTTGTTGGCCTGACCGCGAGTGAGGCAAAGGCCCAGCTGGATGGCATAAGGGAAAAGCTGGCCCGGCGGCATTTCGTCAACCGCGACACTGAACAGCCAATTGGCCAAGTTACCTTCTCAGGCGGAGTGGCCGATGTGGCAGCATTTGATGATCCGCGCGATGCACTGGCTGCTGCCGATAGCGCCTTGTATTTTGCCAAGGACGAAGGGCGTAACCGAATATGCCTTGCTAGCTGACCCCGGCAAATCCGTACCCTTCAACACTCAAATGCCGTTGCCTATTGCCAAGTGTCTACCTGAAAGGTAGCGCTACCATTCAACGGCCATAGAGTCGTGTCTGGGAGATAGTGATGGCTTCGGAAAGCAATGAACGCGTCAATATGGCGTTGGTCGGCGGGATTGTCGCAGTGGCGACGATTGGCGGGCTTCTATTCGGTTATGATAGCGGTGCGGTAAACGGTACGCAGCCGGGTCTGACAAAGGCTTTCGGTTTGAGCGGTGCAGGGCTTGGCTTTACGGTCGGCTCTCTGCTCATCGGTTGTTTTATCGGCGCATTCTTTGCCGGTACGCTCGCCGACAGCATGGGGCGGCGCAATGTTATGCGGCTCGCCGCTGTGCTGTTTCTTGGCGGCGCTCTGGTTCAGGGCTTTGCGACTGACCACACTATATTCGTGATTGCGCGGATCGTTGGCGGCATGGCGGTTGGGGCTGCAAGCGTCTTGTCTCCTGCATATATTTCCGAAGTCGCACCCGCGAGCATGCGAGGGCGACTAATCTCGGCCAACCAGATCATGATTATCACTGGTCTGACGGCAGCGTTTCTGGTCAATTATGCCTTCCAGCAAGCGGCTGGAAACGATTCAACTGCGCAATTTGCGGCTGGGCTCGAGGCGTGGCGATGGATGTATCTGGCTCAAGCAGTTCCTGCTGCGGTCTTCTTGATCGCACTGATGTTTATCCCTGAAAGCCCGCGGTTCCTCGTGGCGAAAGGCCGCTTTGCTGAAGCGGGCCAGGTCCTTGGGCGGCTGTTCGGAGAAGAGAATGCCGAGGCCAAAGTTGAGGAAATTCGAGCCAGTTTTGCTGCCGATCATCGGCCTCAATTGCGCGACATTCTGGCCCCGTCGGGCACGCGCAGTTTCTTGGGTATCCGGCCCATCGTCTGGGTTGGCATCATGCTGGCCGTGTTCCAGCAGCTCGTTGGTATCAACGTCATCTTCTATTATGGCGCTACGCTGTGGCAGCTTGCGGGCTTTACGGAAAATGATGCGCTTCTAATCAATATCGGCTCGGGCGTGGTTTCGATCGCGGCATGTCTTGTGACCATTTCTGTGATCGACAAGATCGGGCGCAAGCCTCTGCTTCTGTTCGGCTCTGCCGGCATGGCGCTAACGCTCTTCATCATGGTCTTCGCCTTTAGCCAGGGGACGATCGACGCGGAAGGGAACCTCTCCTTGTCGAACGAGATGGGGATGGTCGCGGTGATTGCGGCAAACCTCTATGTGATCTTCTTCAATATGAGCTGGGGACCGGTGATGTGGACCATGTTGGGGGAAATGTTCCCCAATCAGATCCGCGGGTCAGCCTTGGCAGTGGCCGGGTTCTTCCAGTGGTTCGCCAATTACGTCATCGCGCAGACCTTCCCGCTGATGGCGAGCGGGCTGGGACTTGCGGTAAGCTACAGCTTCTATGCCGTGTGTGCGGTGATCAGCTTCTTCCTTGTTCAACGGTTCGTTACCGAAACGAAGGGCAAGGAACTGGAGGAAATGGAGGGCTGAACCGGCACGGCCAATTCCAAGGCGGCCGGCCCAAACGGCTGGCGGGCGTATGGCAGGATAGCCATGCGCCCGTTGGCACGTTACCTTTAAACTGATGACCAAACGCAAACCGATCCGTGTTGTCGTTCTGGGCGGCGGGACCGCCGGTTGGATGAGCGCGGCTTCCGTGGCCAAGCTCCTGCCCGGGATCGCCTCTGTCGAGCTCGTTGAAAGCGAAGACATCGGCATCGTCGGCGTAGGCGAGGCGACGCTGCCGCATATCCGCAGCTTCGTGGAGCGGCTGGGGATCAACGAAGCTGCCTTCATGAAGGCCACCCATGCGACCTATAAGCTGGGCATCGACTTCCGCGATTTCGGCAAAATCGGCGAAAGCTACATTCACCCGTTCGGCAGTTTTGGTGAGGAAGTGGCCGGAGTGCCGTTCCACCATTACTGGCTGCAATTGCAGCAACAGGGTTTGGCCGATGATATCGGCACCTATTCGATGGGTGTAATGGCCGCGCTGGGGGACAAATTCCGTCCGCCTGCAGGTGATGCCAGCCTCGGTTCGACCTATGGCTATGCCTATCAATTCGACGCGACACTGTTTGGTCCGTTCATGCGCGATTTTGCGACCGGGCTGGGCGTCACGCGCACCGAAGGCCGGGTGACTGACGTAAAACGGAGCGGAACATCGGGTGATGTCGAAACTCTGGTGCTCGAAGATGGCCGCGAGGTTCACGGCGACCTGTTTATCGACTGCTCTGGTTTTCGCTCGCTGATGCTGGGCGGCGCGTTGGATATGGAGTGGGAAGACTGGGCGCATTGGCTGCCCTGCGACCGTGCTGCGGCGATGCCTTGCAAACATGTAACTGACGAGATTGAACCCTACACACGCGCCACCGCGATGC comes from Altererythrobacter sp. ZODW24 and encodes:
- a CDS encoding GGDEF domain-containing protein, with the translated sequence MEPSQTQAPAPAIGLLNWLRFSREEAFADDPSELDEVVAACEEDSPAAAVDPRADLLTRIGDFLLDNELAISAENLAASHSIFSGSDPQLAQKVRYRARSKQPITQEWLSKTVSGQDESTTTEQYHDMMDRLETDLDAFAETTKGAYCSSAAYGAHLARHASELENLPPADTIVAEIAHLTKTMLERTRRVEDEMRRSESEAASLRRSLAAARQDAELDYLTQLPNRRAFEGILTKQSEEAKKVARPLSLAFCDIDNFKLVNDVHGHEAGDRVIRAVADVLSRGSGNTCHVARHGGEEFVMLFVGLTASEAKAQLDGIREKLARRHFVNRDTEQPIGQVTFSGGVADVAAFDDPRDALAAADSALYFAKDEGRNRICLAS
- a CDS encoding sugar porter family MFS transporter; this translates as MASESNERVNMALVGGIVAVATIGGLLFGYDSGAVNGTQPGLTKAFGLSGAGLGFTVGSLLIGCFIGAFFAGTLADSMGRRNVMRLAAVLFLGGALVQGFATDHTIFVIARIVGGMAVGAASVLSPAYISEVAPASMRGRLISANQIMIITGLTAAFLVNYAFQQAAGNDSTAQFAAGLEAWRWMYLAQAVPAAVFLIALMFIPESPRFLVAKGRFAEAGQVLGRLFGEENAEAKVEEIRASFAADHRPQLRDILAPSGTRSFLGIRPIVWVGIMLAVFQQLVGINVIFYYGATLWQLAGFTENDALLINIGSGVVSIAACLVTISVIDKIGRKPLLLFGSAGMALTLFIMVFAFSQGTIDAEGNLSLSNEMGMVAVIAANLYVIFFNMSWGPVMWTMLGEMFPNQIRGSALAVAGFFQWFANYVIAQTFPLMASGLGLAVSYSFYAVCAVISFFLVQRFVTETKGKELEEMEG
- a CDS encoding tryptophan halogenase family protein, producing the protein MTKRKPIRVVVLGGGTAGWMSAASVAKLLPGIASVELVESEDIGIVGVGEATLPHIRSFVERLGINEAAFMKATHATYKLGIDFRDFGKIGESYIHPFGSFGEEVAGVPFHHYWLQLQQQGLADDIGTYSMGVMAALGDKFRPPAGDASLGSTYGYAYQFDATLFGPFMRDFATGLGVTRTEGRVTDVKRSGTSGDVETLVLEDGREVHGDLFIDCSGFRSLMLGGALDMEWEDWAHWLPCDRAAAMPCKHVTDEIEPYTRATAMPAGWRWRIPLQHRVGNGYVYASEFLSDDEACAAIKEAAEGEQLADPRVLRFKAGRRKASWSHNVIGVGLSSGFLEPLESTSIYLAQMAITYLLELFPLDGTINPRDRDEFNRLVDMEYDRVRDFLILHYHATTRDDSPFWDHVRTMEVPDSLKSKMELWRDTGRIEKYSEGLFYDASWIAVYVGQGVLPQNHDPRAALPDPQGIKRALGNLQGAIKQEVAAMPGHREFLLSHTGRLADVI